In Aquiflexum balticum DSM 16537, a single genomic region encodes these proteins:
- a CDS encoding M23 family metallopeptidase has protein sequence MKLKSLWLLVFLILGIGNYSTYAQNFPKIIKKSKPQTNTNINPLSRDLRLFDSGKYLQNLSRETDSLLYKDYVNINRRLSIVAEDTLSLVWAPTNQLVQVSEQILIDSIWVTAFEYYSSWDSKKINIYDFNPKDFKDTVQIKLFDPFFGTDWKLPLDETRITSEFGFRRYRWHHGTDLKLITGQNVYTVFDGIVRIRSYDRNGYGYYIVVRHKNGLETLYGHLSKFLVEVGQEVKSGEIIGLGGNTGRSTGSHLHFEIRYQGLSINPTEIFDFNVGRIKSQLYNITSSSFDHVIKAQESVYHRVRSGENLSIIARKYGVRVSTITRLNNISTNSVLRVGQRLRIR, from the coding sequence ATGAAGTTAAAAAGTCTTTGGCTACTGGTTTTCTTAATTTTGGGTATAGGTAATTATTCAACCTATGCCCAAAATTTTCCAAAAATCATTAAAAAATCCAAACCCCAGACTAATACCAACATCAATCCACTTTCGAGGGATCTGAGACTTTTTGATTCTGGGAAATATCTTCAGAATTTATCCAGGGAAACAGATTCCCTTTTATATAAAGATTACGTCAATATAAACAGAAGACTCAGTATTGTTGCTGAGGATACTCTTTCTTTGGTATGGGCACCTACCAATCAGCTTGTACAGGTTTCAGAACAAATTCTGATTGATAGCATTTGGGTGACGGCCTTTGAGTATTACTCTTCTTGGGACAGCAAAAAAATCAATATTTATGATTTTAATCCCAAAGATTTCAAGGACACTGTTCAGATAAAACTTTTCGATCCATTTTTTGGTACCGATTGGAAACTTCCTTTAGATGAAACCCGAATTACTTCAGAATTTGGCTTTAGGAGATATAGGTGGCACCATGGCACAGATTTGAAATTAATAACAGGTCAGAATGTTTATACTGTTTTTGATGGGATTGTAAGAATTAGGTCCTATGATAGAAATGGTTATGGTTATTATATTGTGGTAAGGCATAAAAATGGACTGGAAACTTTATATGGTCATTTATCCAAATTTTTGGTTGAGGTTGGACAGGAAGTCAAATCAGGTGAAATAATAGGTCTTGGTGGAAATACAGGAAGAAGTACAGGATCACATCTTCACTTTGAAATTCGTTATCAGGGATTATCTATAAACCCTACGGAAATATTTGATTTCAACGTGGGCAGAATAAAAAGTCAGCTTTACAACATAACGTCATCCAGTTTCGACCATGTGATCAAAGCGCAAGAGTCTGTATACCACAGGGTAAGAAGTGGTGAAAACCTCAGCATAATTGCAAGAAAGTACGGAGTCCGGGTCAGTACTATCACCCGACTTAACAATATTTCAACAAATTCAGTATTGAGAGTTGGTCAGAGACTGAGAATCAGATAA
- the bshB1 gene encoding bacillithiol biosynthesis deacetylase BshB1: MKLDILVIAAHPDDAELACSGTIASHIQKGYKVGILDLTQGEMGTRGTPELRILESNNSSKILGLSARENLGFKDIFFKDDESHQIEIIKIIRKYQPEIVLANAVSDRHPDHGKGASVASHACFMSGLRKIETVYENKSQEPWRPKFIYHYIQNNYIKPDFVVDITDFWDLKLASIKAFKSQFYDPQNKEPQSFISSAEFLDFIEARAREFGHSINSKFGEGFTVEKMIGVRDLFDLK, translated from the coding sequence ATGAAATTAGACATTTTAGTGATTGCAGCACACCCCGATGATGCTGAATTGGCTTGTTCGGGTACTATTGCTTCTCATATTCAAAAAGGCTATAAAGTCGGTATTCTTGATCTTACCCAAGGAGAAATGGGAACCCGTGGAACCCCAGAACTGAGGATTTTGGAATCAAATAATTCAAGTAAAATTTTAGGATTATCGGCTCGGGAAAACCTTGGCTTCAAAGACATTTTTTTTAAGGATGACGAAAGCCATCAGATCGAAATAATTAAGATAATCCGAAAATATCAACCTGAAATTGTATTGGCCAATGCAGTTTCCGACAGGCATCCTGACCATGGAAAAGGAGCTTCAGTTGCTTCTCATGCCTGTTTTATGAGTGGTTTAAGAAAAATTGAAACCGTTTATGAGAACAAATCCCAAGAACCTTGGAGACCAAAATTTATTTACCATTACATCCAGAATAATTATATAAAACCTGATTTTGTAGTTGACATTACTGATTTTTGGGACCTGAAATTGGCGAGTATAAAGGCATTTAAGTCCCAATTTTATGACCCTCAAAATAAAGAACCTCAAAGTTTTATATCCTCAGCTGAATTTCTGGATTTTATTGAAGCAAGGGCAAGAGAATTTGGACATAGCATCAATTCGAAATTTGGTGAAGGCTTTACTGTTGAAAAGATGATAGGAGTTAGGGATTTGTTTGATTTAAAATGA
- the pdxH gene encoding pyridoxamine 5'-phosphate oxidase: MKIADLRIDYTLKSLDETEVVLSPIEQFKIWMDEAIKAKVIEVNAMNLSTIREDGMPNSRIVLLKGVDSGFVFFTNYKSQKGEELAERPYAALTFFWPELERQVRVIGNVSKISSQESDEYFFSRPFSSQIGAWASPQSKPIPDRSFLEKNEARLRDELTKESIKRPETWGGYRLIPMEVEFWQGRPSRLHDRILYAKKEDEKWEIARLAP; encoded by the coding sequence ATGAAAATCGCAGACCTTCGGATTGACTATACCTTAAAATCGCTGGATGAGACTGAGGTGGTTTTGTCCCCTATTGAGCAGTTTAAAATATGGATGGATGAGGCCATAAAAGCAAAAGTGATTGAGGTAAACGCTATGAATCTCTCTACTATAAGAGAGGATGGGATGCCCAATTCGCGTATAGTTCTTTTAAAAGGTGTTGATTCAGGTTTTGTTTTTTTCACCAATTATAAAAGCCAAAAAGGTGAAGAACTGGCCGAAAGACCCTATGCAGCTCTAACATTTTTTTGGCCTGAATTGGAACGTCAGGTAAGAGTAATCGGAAATGTTTCCAAGATTTCTTCCCAAGAATCAGATGAATATTTCTTTTCAAGACCATTTTCCAGTCAGATTGGAGCATGGGCATCTCCTCAGAGTAAGCCAATTCCCGATCGTTCTTTTTTGGAAAAAAATGAAGCAAGATTAAGGGATGAATTGACAAAAGAATCCATAAAAAGACCGGAAACCTGGGGCGGTTATCGATTGATTCCTATGGAAGTGGAATTTTGGCAGGGACGGCCAAGTCGACTTCATGACAGGATTTTGTATGCTAAAAAAGAAGATGAAAAATGGGAAATTGCAAGGTTGGCACCTTAA
- a CDS encoding YqgE/AlgH family protein: protein MNLNSKDIPKAGHLLISEPFLQDENFVRSVILVCENNENGSFGLVLNKLSILKLSELVDELNFLESDVYVGGPVEQNTLHFIYFGDQMVSGSIQLGDDLWWGGEFHELILKLKNEEISNENIRFFIGYSGWSEGQLAHELQDNTWIVCDKIDSKSIFYDSPEEIWRNILKNMGGEFQLLANYPIDPRLN from the coding sequence ATGAATCTAAATTCTAAAGACATACCAAAGGCGGGACATCTATTAATATCTGAACCCTTTTTGCAGGATGAAAATTTTGTAAGGTCTGTCATTTTGGTATGCGAAAATAATGAAAATGGATCTTTTGGGCTTGTTCTAAACAAACTTTCGATTTTAAAGCTTTCAGAACTTGTAGATGAATTGAATTTTTTGGAAAGTGATGTTTATGTGGGTGGGCCAGTAGAACAGAATACCCTTCATTTTATTTATTTCGGAGATCAAATGGTATCAGGAAGTATTCAGTTGGGAGATGACCTCTGGTGGGGCGGGGAATTTCACGAATTGATTTTAAAACTTAAGAATGAAGAAATTTCAAATGAAAATATAAGATTTTTTATTGGATATTCAGGATGGTCGGAAGGTCAGTTGGCCCATGAATTACAAGACAATACCTGGATAGTATGTGATAAAATTGATTCAAAAAGTATTTTTTATGATTCTCCCGAAGAAATATGGAGAAACATATTGAAAAATATGGGCGGAGAATTTCAGCTACTGGCAAATTATCCGATTGACCCAAGATTAAATTAA
- a CDS encoding DUF349 domain-containing protein, with product MNNDKEMSEEDKVTHAEDLKKKAEGNEVKSEKVSNSEEPDQTVNPENSEPIIERSSETVNSEKENIAVDEIDGDITSDRAIVEELKNEKVESSVEIQQETVVENSGKDQQENPESKSAEEIVEPTSESSSEQTEVESPVEGAKHENELETQSKGADLTIETVDKKSADSDESDSELEHEIEDHIDYSNFSKKQLLSSLKEILSTGDFLKDDGSINEIKNHFDEIFNQEKEDALNDFVKNGGVADDFEYRPSDEDKAIFIALNELRDRKSDFFREQEKKKEKNLFAKNQILDRLRDLVDGEETTHSINTIKQIQDEWKSIGPVPGSQNRNLWASFNALMDRFYDNRSIYFELKELDRKKNLEHKLEICEKAEALFNVPDLKEAIKSLNDLHEEFKHIGPVPRDEQENLWNKFKTASDAVYSRRKEFYESQKGTLKENLDKKVLLIQKLETFKDFKGSKIKEWNSKTKEVLAIQKEWEAIGAVPRENGKEINKQFWGFFKNFFQNKNHFFKELDEIRLNNKIKAEELIEKAISLQESTDWQQTASQMISLQQEWKKIGPTPEKVRDELYQRFKNACDAFFENRRNSTKQVNKEFDENLKIKEAICKKILEGAKAASPTESDLESFIAEFNSVGFVPRKNMKEILAKFNEAVDAYVKKLGIEGTDKEEFLFKLNLNKLQADPNSNRVLNKKEHGIRKQISDLENNITLWKNNLEFFAASKTADKLKDQFDEKIRKAETEVEKLKKRLTIIREF from the coding sequence ATGAACAATGATAAAGAAATGTCTGAAGAGGACAAGGTGACCCATGCTGAAGATTTGAAAAAAAAGGCGGAAGGTAATGAAGTAAAAAGTGAAAAAGTTTCAAATTCTGAAGAGCCGGATCAAACGGTAAATCCGGAAAATAGTGAACCAATAATTGAAAGGTCCTCCGAAACAGTCAATAGCGAAAAAGAAAATATTGCTGTTGATGAAATTGATGGGGATATAACCTCCGATAGGGCTATTGTTGAAGAACTTAAAAATGAAAAAGTAGAAAGTTCGGTTGAAATTCAACAGGAAACAGTAGTTGAGAATTCCGGGAAAGATCAACAAGAGAATCCTGAAAGCAAATCTGCTGAAGAAATAGTTGAGCCAACAAGTGAATCATCCTCGGAACAGACTGAGGTAGAATCTCCTGTAGAAGGTGCAAAACACGAAAATGAACTTGAGACTCAAAGTAAGGGTGCTGATCTTACTATTGAAACCGTAGACAAGAAATCTGCAGATTCCGATGAAAGCGACTCTGAATTAGAACATGAAATCGAAGATCATATCGATTATTCCAATTTTTCAAAGAAGCAACTTTTGTCATCATTAAAGGAGATATTATCTACAGGTGACTTTTTAAAGGACGACGGTTCGATCAATGAAATCAAAAATCATTTCGACGAAATTTTCAATCAGGAAAAAGAAGATGCTTTAAATGATTTTGTTAAAAATGGAGGTGTTGCCGATGATTTTGAATATAGACCTTCGGATGAAGACAAAGCAATATTTATAGCACTAAATGAACTTAGAGACAGAAAGTCAGATTTTTTTAGGGAACAGGAAAAGAAAAAAGAAAAAAATCTTTTTGCCAAAAATCAGATTCTTGACAGATTAAGAGATTTGGTAGATGGCGAGGAAACTACCCACAGCATCAATACCATCAAACAGATTCAGGATGAGTGGAAGTCTATTGGCCCAGTTCCAGGATCCCAAAACAGAAATCTTTGGGCTTCTTTCAATGCCCTGATGGACCGTTTCTATGACAATAGAAGTATATATTTTGAGCTTAAAGAACTTGACAGAAAGAAAAATCTTGAGCACAAACTTGAAATATGTGAAAAGGCAGAGGCCCTTTTCAATGTACCCGATTTGAAAGAAGCTATTAAAAGTTTAAATGATCTTCATGAAGAATTTAAGCATATAGGTCCTGTTCCTCGGGATGAACAAGAAAACCTTTGGAATAAATTTAAAACAGCTTCAGATGCTGTTTATTCAAGAAGGAAAGAGTTTTATGAAAGCCAAAAAGGGACTTTAAAGGAAAACCTGGATAAAAAAGTGTTACTTATTCAGAAGTTGGAAACTTTCAAAGATTTCAAAGGTTCGAAAATCAAAGAATGGAACAGCAAGACCAAAGAGGTTTTGGCCATTCAAAAAGAGTGGGAGGCAATCGGTGCTGTGCCCAGAGAAAACGGAAAAGAAATCAATAAACAGTTTTGGGGTTTCTTCAAGAACTTTTTTCAGAACAAAAATCATTTCTTCAAAGAGCTAGATGAAATCAGGCTAAACAACAAAATAAAAGCTGAAGAACTGATCGAAAAAGCCATCTCGCTCCAGGAAAGTACTGATTGGCAACAAACTGCCAGCCAAATGATTTCATTGCAACAAGAATGGAAAAAAATTGGACCTACCCCTGAAAAAGTCAGAGATGAATTGTACCAAAGGTTTAAAAACGCATGTGATGCATTCTTTGAAAACAGAAGGAATTCAACCAAGCAGGTTAACAAAGAATTTGATGAGAACCTTAAAATCAAAGAAGCGATTTGTAAAAAAATCCTAGAAGGTGCAAAAGCAGCGAGTCCTACTGAATCAGATCTTGAATCTTTTATAGCCGAATTTAATTCAGTCGGATTTGTACCAAGAAAAAACATGAAGGAGATTTTGGCCAAGTTTAACGAAGCCGTTGATGCCTACGTGAAAAAACTTGGAATTGAAGGTACAGATAAGGAGGAGTTTTTATTCAAGCTGAACCTGAATAAGCTTCAAGCTGACCCGAATAGCAACAGGGTTTTGAACAAAAAAGAACACGGTATCAGAAAACAGATTTCTGACCTGGAGAATAACATTACGCTTTGGAAAAACAACTTGGAATTTTTCGCTGCCTCCAAGACTGCGGATAAGCTTAAAGACCAATTTGATGAAAAAATCCGAAAGGCTGAAACGGAAGTAGAGAAGTTGAAAAAAAGACTGACTATAATCAGAGAATTTTAA
- a CDS encoding GIY-YIG nuclease family protein, producing the protein MKVFCVYILYSKSIDRFYIGYTENMESRLDQHNKNVFKGSFTDRAEDWELYHLIPDLSENIAKLIEKHIKKNKSRTYLENLKKYPDLTQKLILKYFKND; encoded by the coding sequence ATGAAAGTTTTTTGTGTTTATATATTATACTCCAAGTCTATAGACCGATTTTACATCGGATACACAGAAAACATGGAATCCAGGCTGGATCAGCACAATAAGAATGTCTTCAAAGGTTCCTTCACAGATAGAGCAGAAGATTGGGAATTGTACCATTTAATCCCGGATTTATCTGAGAATATAGCCAAACTGATTGAAAAGCACATTAAAAAAAATAAATCAAGGACATATCTTGAAAATCTCAAAAAATACCCTGATTTAACGCAAAAATTAATCCTTAAATACTTTAAAAATGATTAG
- a CDS encoding GIY-YIG nuclease family protein, whose translation MKVFCVYILYSKSIDRFYIGYTENMESRLDQHNRHVFKGSFTDRADDWELYHSIPNLYENTAKLIEKHIKKNKISLLSLQQNTYQFHLYSLPVFYPCSCICTFHLSTQM comes from the coding sequence ATGAAAGTTTTTTGCGTTTATATATTGTACTCCAAGTCAATAGACCGATTTTACATCGGATACACTGAAAACATGGAATCCAGGCTGGATCAGCATAATAGGCATGTTTTCAAAGGTTCATTTACTGACAGAGCAGATGATTGGGAACTGTACCATTCAATCCCAAATTTATATGAGAATACAGCAAAACTGATTGAAAAACACATTAAGAAAAATAAAATCAGTCTACTTTCCCTTCAACAAAATACATATCAATTTCACCTTTATTCTTTGCCTGTATTTTACCCCTGTAGCTGCATTTGTACTTTTCATTTATCAACCCAAATGTAG